A single uncultured Methanolobus sp. DNA region contains:
- a CDS encoding exodeoxyribonuclease VII small subunit: MARTKKSSDESTDVGKRQMSELMDVSDSESTEKISFEQSLEELESLVEKLEKGQLTLDESLGLFERGMKLARICNQKLSKAERKIEILIEENGNLKTENFIEE, encoded by the coding sequence ATGGCAAGAACAAAGAAAAGTTCTGATGAAAGCACAGACGTTGGGAAGCGTCAGATGAGCGAGTTAATGGATGTATCGGATTCTGAGTCCACAGAGAAAATAAGCTTTGAACAGTCTCTCGAAGAACTGGAATCTCTGGTGGAAAAGCTCGAAAAGGGTCAGTTGACATTGGATGAAAGTCTGGGGTTATTTGAGCGCGGCATGAAACTTGCCAGGATATGCAACCAGAAACTTTCAAAGGCTGAAAGGAAGATCGAGATTCTTATTGAAGAGAATGGCAATCTGAAAACTGAAAACTTTATTGAAGAGTAA
- a CDS encoding CDP-2,3-bis-(O-geranylgeranyl)-sn-glycerol synthase: MLPAYLPNSMAAVFGGGRTIDGGRTMSDGRRILGDGKTWRGLIAGTVCGMLLGLLQMYYLSRSSSIFGVELPTFGEGMGALLVIFTLAFGSLMGDMSMSFFKRRMGYKRGAALPGVDQLDFVMGAWLLTLITSPAWFLGNFTSSIVLTLLIITPVLHFVTNVIGYFIGVKNEPW; this comes from the coding sequence ATGCTTCCTGCTTATCTTCCTAATTCTATGGCTGCTGTTTTTGGCGGTGGCCGTACTATAGATGGTGGAAGAACGATGTCCGATGGTCGTCGCATTCTTGGGGATGGAAAGACCTGGCGTGGTCTTATTGCAGGGACTGTATGCGGAATGCTACTTGGCTTGTTGCAGATGTATTATCTTAGCAGGAGCAGCAGCATATTTGGAGTTGAACTTCCTACGTTTGGGGAAGGTATGGGTGCTTTGCTTGTGATATTCACTCTTGCGTTCGGTTCACTTATGGGCGACATGTCCATGAGTTTTTTCAAACGCAGAATGGGATACAAAAGAGGTGCTGCCCTCCCGGGTGTTGACCAGCTTGATTTTGTCATGGGCGCATGGCTGCTGACATTGATAACTTCACCTGCATGGTTTTTGGGCAATTTCACATCCAGTATTGTCCTTACCCTGCTCATCATAACACCTGTGCTGCATTTTGTAACGAACGTTATTGGTTATTTCATAGGGGTGAAGAACGAGCCCTGGTGA
- the xseA gene encoding exodeoxyribonuclease VII large subunit yields the protein MGIYTVSQLNDHIKKVLTSDPQLSQVWVRGEISNLTKHSSGHYYFTLKDGNAQISCVSFRMTNRTLKFEPESSMKVLVFGTVDVYTVRGQYQLRVLDMRPDGIGELYKAYEQLRNRLKEEGLFDVVHKKKIPQYPSRIGVITSPTGAAIHDILHVLRRRFPVDVLLSPAIVQGENSAESIVKALEYLNKTDVDVIILGRGGGSLEDLWSFNEEVVARAIFESGIPVISAVGHETDYTIADFVADVRAPTPSAAAEIAVPEKTGLKKHIDSMSSRMGQAAIHLIADRRHHLEYLYSRIEPERFAEIVRRDMQRIDELGSRMEMAFGRSMESRQASLSGLAGRLNAVSPLNTLERGYSIALKSEDHAVIRSVGDVKTDDSVDVRLIDGTLECKVTGTRSEKGNNSNVTS from the coding sequence ATGGGTATATACACCGTATCACAGCTAAATGATCACATAAAAAAGGTTCTGACAAGCGACCCACAACTATCGCAGGTGTGGGTGCGTGGTGAGATATCGAACCTGACCAAACATAGCTCCGGTCATTATTATTTCACGCTGAAGGATGGGAATGCCCAGATAAGCTGCGTAAGTTTCAGGATGACCAACCGAACCCTGAAATTCGAACCTGAATCATCCATGAAAGTTCTGGTTTTCGGAACTGTTGACGTGTACACTGTTCGTGGTCAATATCAGCTCAGGGTTCTTGACATGCGGCCAGACGGTATCGGTGAGCTTTACAAAGCTTATGAGCAGCTCAGGAACAGGTTAAAGGAGGAAGGTCTGTTCGATGTTGTTCACAAAAAGAAGATCCCACAGTATCCTTCCAGAATAGGTGTGATAACCTCACCTACAGGGGCCGCAATTCATGACATACTCCATGTGCTGCGGCGCAGGTTCCCTGTGGATGTCCTGCTCAGTCCTGCAATAGTCCAGGGTGAGAACTCTGCGGAGAGCATCGTAAAGGCCCTTGAATATCTGAACAAGACCGATGTTGATGTTATCATCCTGGGACGAGGTGGTGGCTCTCTGGAAGACCTGTGGTCCTTTAATGAAGAGGTTGTTGCAAGGGCCATATTTGAATCTGGGATTCCTGTGATATCGGCTGTAGGACACGAAACAGATTATACCATTGCAGATTTTGTTGCTGATGTGCGTGCGCCTACACCCTCGGCAGCCGCAGAAATCGCAGTTCCTGAAAAAACCGGTCTGAAAAAACATATTGATTCCATGTCATCACGTATGGGGCAGGCTGCAATACATCTGATTGCAGACAGGCGGCATCATCTTGAGTATCTTTACTCTCGCATAGAACCGGAGAGATTTGCAGAGATCGTGCGGCGCGATATGCAGAGGATCGATGAGCTGGGTTCCCGTATGGAGATGGCTTTTGGAAGGTCAATGGAATCCAGACAGGCATCACTTAGCGGACTTGCGGGAAGGCTTAATGCAGTAAGTCCTTTGAACACTCTTGAACGTGGTTACAGTATTGCTCTGAAAAGCGAGGACCATGCTGTGATCAGAAGTGTTGGTGATGTGAAAACTGATGATTCGGTTGATGTAAGGTTAATAGATGGTACTCTTGAGTGCAAAGTAACGGGTACGAGATCAGAGAAGGGAAATAACAGCAATGTCACTAGCTGA
- the ccsA gene encoding cytochrome c biogenesis protein CcsA, with product MNFGMILIWIAFICGLGATFVSVRHYTNSDQRSGLLTKKLEILCTLAVTLSSMILIIHLLGVNASYEYVYNHSSTDLSWFYRISAFWAGQQGSLLLWAWAILVMLMFVRYTGHTKEFAESKLMDITTMVTMAIVSVFLILLVIDNPFSAFRIMPTGSIEPTNWNPFAILYDVPYGQGMNPLLRNPWMAVHPPMLFLGYAAFTIPFAAAVANLITKDSRWTQVARDWMRIAWLFLTLGIGLGGFWAYEVLGWGAWYWTWDPVETSSLIPWITATAYLHAQSRSKHGEYGFLAPLLAIVSFILVIFATFVTRSGIWASVHSWQDFTTEGLIIAIFLVILTGSSIFLLGKRYLEEN from the coding sequence TTGAATTTCGGAATGATACTTATATGGATAGCCTTCATCTGCGGACTTGGAGCCACATTCGTTTCAGTCAGACATTACACAAACTCTGACCAGAGATCAGGACTCCTGACAAAGAAACTGGAAATACTCTGTACGCTTGCCGTCACACTCTCGTCAATGATACTTATCATACACCTGCTGGGTGTGAACGCATCCTACGAATACGTGTATAATCACTCAAGCACCGACCTCTCATGGTTCTACCGCATATCCGCATTCTGGGCAGGCCAGCAGGGCTCACTTCTGCTCTGGGCATGGGCGATCCTTGTGATGCTTATGTTTGTGCGCTACACAGGACACACAAAGGAATTTGCAGAATCAAAGCTCATGGACATTACTACAATGGTAACTATGGCAATTGTGTCTGTGTTTTTGATACTGCTTGTAATCGACAACCCATTTTCAGCATTCAGAATCATGCCTACAGGTTCTATAGAACCAACCAACTGGAACCCGTTTGCCATACTCTATGATGTGCCCTACGGTCAGGGAATGAACCCTCTCCTGAGAAATCCATGGATGGCTGTCCATCCCCCAATGCTTTTCCTGGGATATGCAGCATTCACAATTCCTTTTGCTGCCGCTGTAGCTAACCTCATCACAAAGGACAGCCGCTGGACACAGGTCGCAAGGGACTGGATGAGAATTGCATGGCTGTTCCTCACACTTGGAATCGGCCTTGGAGGTTTCTGGGCGTATGAAGTGCTTGGATGGGGCGCATGGTACTGGACATGGGATCCTGTGGAAACGTCCTCACTGATCCCATGGATTACTGCAACAGCATATCTTCACGCACAATCACGTTCAAAACATGGAGAGTATGGTTTCCTGGCACCATTACTTGCTATCGTGTCTTTCATACTTGTGATATTCGCAACCTTTGTCACAAGGAGTGGTATATGGGCCTCTGTGCACTCATGGCAGGATTTCACAACAGAAGGACTCATCATCGCAATATTCCTGGTGATTCTCACAGGAAGCAGCATATTCCTTCTTGGTAAGCGATATCTTGAAGAGAACTAA
- a CDS encoding cytochrome c-type biogenesis CcmF C-terminal domain-containing protein, with product MKNKIPDMTTSNTMLATVVTFLLLATIITMGMLTPLIAKLANGVDLSLDPGYYNTRSAIPVAALVLLLSTCMLIGYADKKYIIPVVAGSALLSVIFALISPFGSTPIDISLPILIVALLATFYRIYKMIIGKQNTATKEKIRKISAHIIHVGILLILLGIVLSSNMKMESSAVLSSGSDKIISFDDQHYQLKMTSMNSYYSGEAFRSYPASSYTTEIVFDIYKNGRFFKSGKVNYITDFKWGQTYTTTYINRGLTEELFIAPRAIDESAGEIDLYMRTVPFINCLWGGIYLMVIGIIALLFTDRGNKERAITPSSTKSSKTGPTTDDTGDKYDRMLQQEIEKRKEKRMKGKR from the coding sequence ATGAAAAACAAAATACCTGACATGACAACAAGCAATACAATGCTTGCGACTGTTGTCACTTTTCTTTTACTGGCAACTATCATCACAATGGGAATGCTGACCCCACTTATTGCAAAGCTTGCAAACGGTGTGGATCTCAGTCTTGACCCCGGCTATTATAACACCAGATCTGCAATCCCTGTCGCTGCACTTGTACTGCTTCTAAGTACATGCATGCTCATCGGATATGCAGACAAAAAGTACATCATTCCTGTAGTAGCAGGCTCAGCGTTGCTTTCGGTGATATTTGCACTGATCTCACCATTTGGAAGTACTCCTATCGACATTTCCCTGCCGATACTGATAGTAGCCCTCCTGGCAACATTCTACCGCATATACAAAATGATCATAGGCAAGCAGAATACTGCAACGAAAGAAAAGATCAGGAAAATAAGCGCACACATCATCCATGTGGGAATACTGCTCATCCTGCTTGGCATAGTGCTAAGTTCCAATATGAAAATGGAAAGCTCAGCAGTCCTCAGTTCTGGGTCTGATAAGATCATAAGCTTTGACGATCAGCATTACCAGCTTAAAATGACCAGTATGAACTCATACTACAGCGGAGAGGCTTTCAGAAGCTACCCAGCATCATCTTATACCACAGAGATAGTCTTTGACATATACAAAAACGGCAGGTTCTTTAAGAGTGGAAAAGTCAACTACATTACCGATTTCAAGTGGGGACAGACATACACAACCACTTACATTAACCGCGGGCTTACCGAGGAACTTTTCATAGCTCCAAGAGCCATTGACGAATCTGCCGGTGAGATAGACCTTTACATGAGAACTGTCCCGTTCATCAACTGTCTCTGGGGAGGCATCTACCTTATGGTAATAGGCATCATTGCCCTGCTTTTCACTGACCGTGGGAACAAGGAGAGAGCAATTACCCCCTCAAGTACCAAATCATCAAAAACAGGCCCAACTACCGATGACACGGGAGATAAATACGACCGCATGCTTCAGCAGGAAATAGAGAAGCGTAAAGAAAAGAGGATGAAGGGAAAGAGGTGA
- the pyrE gene encoding orotate phosphoribosyltransferase, which produces MSDGNGKRTLIDALKACGAVKFGDFTLASGKKSSYYIDIKKASTDPKTLKVIAKEAGKVIKGLDIDAVGGVVLGGVPLATAVSMETDLPLILIRKSEKEYGTGGRFVGDFQKGAKILLLEDVTTSGGSVMDAIVAIREAGAVVDRVITVVDRESGAEKSLSDIGVKLVPLVRASDLI; this is translated from the coding sequence ATGTCTGACGGGAATGGCAAACGTACATTAATTGATGCATTGAAGGCATGTGGTGCAGTCAAGTTCGGTGATTTCACACTTGCTTCAGGAAAGAAAAGCAGTTATTATATCGATATCAAAAAAGCAAGCACAGATCCGAAGACCTTGAAGGTTATAGCAAAGGAAGCAGGAAAGGTCATCAAGGGTCTGGATATTGATGCAGTCGGCGGAGTTGTGCTTGGTGGCGTTCCTCTGGCAACCGCAGTTTCAATGGAGACTGATCTTCCTCTGATTCTCATTCGTAAGTCTGAGAAGGAATATGGGACTGGTGGACGCTTTGTAGGAGATTTCCAGAAGGGTGCAAAGATACTGCTTCTTGAGGATGTGACTACCAGCGGTGGTTCTGTGATGGATGCCATTGTGGCAATTCGTGAAGCTGGTGCTGTGGTTGACAGGGTCATAACAGTTGTTGATCGTGAGTCCGGAGCAGAAAAGAGCCTGAGTGATATCGGCGTTAAACTTGTTCCTCTTGTCAGGGCAAGTGACCTCATCTGA